In a genomic window of Candidatus Rokuibacteriota bacterium:
- the urtB gene encoding urea ABC transporter permease subunit UrtB: protein MASLLSLALLLVLGIAGAGVAATPSRPGVTELESTAKGLGSPATQREAILALQAISDPSMEAVLRALKDGALYQWKGRIAILGDDGTLKDARGQPLLDAQGQPVSPESGHEAIALEEELFGLVQRILERLEVFGADREARKAAAFKLGGSGDISAIPVLLKAAERETDRDVKTVIEESVAKLQLLAPDPATRAGAARSLARLRSEAALPQLRAMLAHEPDGKAKAAARDAIQRIESFMGLRNIVAYLFNGVSLGAVLLIMSLGLAVTFGLMGIINMAHGEMLMLGSYTAYVVQEAFASRLASHQDYYFFVALPLSFVVAGLVGLALEGGIIRFLYGRPLETLIVTWGIGMIFQQSARLYFGDQTSVNPPTWFRGGVEVMRGLIFPWSRIFIVALSVAALAVLYLLLYRSYAGLRVRAVMQNRAMASCVGVSTRKIDALTFALGTALAGVAGCALALISTVDPEVGKTYIVDAFMVVVLGGVGKLLGMVAASFGIGLSNKILEPSIGGTAAAIYAKVAVLALAIGFLQWRPTGLFPAKGRAAEAA, encoded by the coding sequence GTGGCCAGTCTGCTGTCGCTCGCGTTGCTGCTTGTCCTGGGAATTGCCGGGGCCGGAGTGGCGGCTACGCCCTCCAGGCCCGGGGTCACCGAGCTGGAGTCGACCGCGAAGGGGCTCGGGTCGCCGGCGACGCAGCGAGAGGCGATCCTCGCGCTGCAGGCGATCAGCGATCCGTCGATGGAGGCTGTCCTACGGGCCCTGAAGGACGGAGCCCTCTACCAGTGGAAGGGCCGGATCGCGATTCTGGGGGACGACGGAACGTTGAAGGACGCCAGGGGGCAGCCGCTCCTCGACGCCCAGGGGCAGCCGGTTTCGCCCGAGAGCGGGCACGAGGCGATTGCGCTTGAGGAGGAGCTGTTCGGCCTCGTTCAGCGAATCCTCGAGCGGCTGGAGGTGTTCGGCGCGGATCGAGAGGCAAGGAAGGCGGCGGCCTTCAAGCTGGGAGGCTCGGGGGACATCTCGGCGATCCCCGTGCTGCTGAAGGCTGCAGAGCGGGAGACCGACCGTGATGTAAAGACCGTCATTGAGGAGTCGGTGGCCAAGCTGCAGCTCCTGGCGCCAGACCCCGCCACGCGCGCGGGCGCAGCGCGCTCGCTGGCTCGGCTCAGGTCCGAAGCCGCCCTTCCCCAGCTCAGGGCCATGCTTGCCCATGAGCCGGACGGCAAGGCGAAGGCGGCAGCCAGGGACGCGATTCAGCGCATCGAGTCGTTCATGGGGCTTCGGAACATCGTGGCCTACCTCTTCAACGGCGTGAGCCTGGGCGCCGTGCTGCTGATCATGAGCCTGGGGCTGGCAGTGACCTTCGGCCTCATGGGCATCATCAACATGGCTCACGGCGAGATGCTCATGCTGGGCTCGTACACGGCGTATGTGGTGCAGGAGGCCTTCGCGTCGCGGCTAGCGTCCCACCAGGACTACTACTTCTTCGTGGCTCTGCCCCTCTCCTTCGTCGTGGCGGGGCTGGTGGGGCTGGCGTTGGAAGGGGGGATCATTCGATTCCTCTACGGCAGGCCGCTGGAGACGCTCATCGTCACGTGGGGGATCGGGATGATCTTCCAGCAGTCGGCCCGGCTCTACTTCGGTGACCAGACCAGCGTGAACCCGCCGACGTGGTTCAGGGGCGGCGTGGAGGTCATGCGCGGACTCATTTTTCCCTGGAGCCGGATCTTCATCGTGGCGCTGTCTGTGGCGGCGCTGGCCGTGCTCTACCTTCTACTGTACCGCTCCTACGCCGGGCTTCGAGTGCGGGCCGTCATGCAGAACCGGGCCATGGCCTCCTGCGTCGGCGTCTCCACCCGCAAGATCGACGCCCTGACGTTTGCCCTTGGCACCGCCCTCGCCGGCGTGGCGGGCTGCGCCCTTGCCTTGATCAGCACGGTGGACCCGGAGGTGGGCAAGACCTACATCGTCGACGCCTTCATGGTCGTTGTGCTCGGCGGCGTCGGCAAGCTGCTCGGGATGGTGGCGGCCTCCTTCGGCATTGGCCTGTCCAACAAGATCCTGGAGCCGTCGATCGGTGGGACCGCGGCGGCCATCTACGCGAAGGTGGCCGTTCTCGCCCTCGCCATCGGCTTCCTCCAGTGGAGGCCGACCGGGCTCTTTCCGGCCAAAGGGCGCGCCGCTGAGGCGGCGTGA
- the urtC gene encoding urea ABC transporter permease subunit UrtC, with protein MRGTVIPVVTTRNADGSALWLAAFAVVFVVVLPVGNAFGVLSDYYLNLFGKYLSLAILALGMDLIWGYTGILSLGQAIFFGVGAYSIGMYMMLEGSGKGVYGEPVPDFMIWNQVYQLPFFWKPYTHVLVALGSSVLLPAALAALTGFLTFRRRLRGTYFAILTQAIAFAVWLMVNRNEMRLGGTNGLTDFKSILGFSLSDPRTLSALYVGTAALLVAAFLLSRWLVASKTGLVLQAIRDNERRLQFLGYNVAGYKIFVFAISAALAGLSGLLYAPQVGIITPSQIGVLPSLEIVIWVAFGGRGTLWGAVLGAISINWLRSVLTAAYPALWPIILGGLFVTVILFFPQGLVGVASQLRALVSRKRAFVAAAEAVPASKAEQQTL; from the coding sequence GTGAGGGGCACGGTGATCCCCGTGGTCACCACGCGAAACGCTGACGGCAGCGCGTTGTGGTTGGCGGCCTTCGCGGTGGTGTTTGTCGTCGTGCTGCCCGTGGGGAATGCCTTCGGTGTCCTCTCCGACTACTACCTGAACCTCTTCGGGAAGTACCTCTCGCTCGCCATCCTCGCCCTCGGCATGGACCTCATCTGGGGCTACACGGGGATCCTCTCGCTGGGCCAGGCCATCTTCTTCGGGGTCGGGGCGTACTCCATCGGCATGTACATGATGCTGGAGGGGAGCGGCAAGGGAGTGTACGGGGAGCCGGTCCCGGACTTCATGATCTGGAACCAAGTCTACCAGCTCCCCTTCTTCTGGAAGCCGTACACGCATGTGCTCGTCGCGCTCGGGTCGTCGGTCCTGCTCCCGGCCGCCCTGGCCGCGCTCACCGGGTTCCTGACCTTTCGCCGGAGGCTCCGGGGCACGTACTTCGCCATTCTCACCCAGGCCATCGCCTTTGCCGTGTGGCTGATGGTCAACCGCAACGAGATGCGGTTAGGGGGCACCAACGGCCTCACCGACTTCAAGTCCATCCTGGGGTTCTCGCTCAGCGATCCGCGGACGCTCAGCGCGCTCTACGTCGGCACCGCCGCCCTCCTGGTGGCCGCGTTCCTCCTCTCACGCTGGCTCGTCGCCTCGAAGACCGGGCTCGTGCTCCAGGCCATCCGGGACAACGAGCGGCGCCTCCAGTTCCTGGGCTACAACGTCGCCGGCTACAAGATCTTCGTCTTCGCCATCTCGGCCGCCCTGGCCGGGCTCTCCGGCCTGCTCTATGCCCCGCAGGTAGGAATCATCACGCCGAGCCAGATCGGCGTGCTCCCCTCGCTCGAGATCGTCATCTGGGTGGCCTTCGGCGGCAGAGGCACGCTCTGGGGCGCCGTGCTCGGCGCGATCTCGATCAACTGGCTCAGGAGCGTGCTCACCGCCGCGTACCCGGCCCTCTGGCCCATCATCCTCGGCGGCCTGTTCGTGACCGTCATCCTGTTCTTCCCCCAGGGCCTGGTCGGAGTGGCGAGCCAGCTCCGGGCCCTGGTGTCGCGAAAACGGGCGTTCGTCGCCGCGGCTGAAGCGGTACCGGCGTCGAAGGCGGAGCAACAGACCCTCTGA
- the urtD gene encoding urea ABC transporter ATP-binding protein UrtD encodes MATLLYVEGLSVSFDGFLALRNLNFILEDSERVRLLIGPNGAGKTTLFDVLTGHVRPIAGRVVFRDSIDLLGLREYEIANRGVIRKFQTPSVFPDHTVSENMLLASGGKGFLSTMSARAVSDERDRIAQVLEQVGLLESANGLAGTLSHGQKQWLEIAMLLVQAPRLLLLDEPVAGMTRIEKEKTAELIDAIVDCESCSIVLIEHDMEFVRQVARRGHRVTVLHEGSVLSEGSIDRVQSDARVIEAYLGRGSVGVEAA; translated from the coding sequence ATGGCGACGCTCCTGTACGTGGAAGGGCTCAGCGTTTCCTTCGATGGGTTCCTGGCCCTCAGGAACTTGAATTTCATCCTCGAGGACAGCGAACGGGTGCGCCTCCTGATCGGTCCCAACGGCGCCGGGAAGACGACGCTCTTCGATGTCCTCACCGGGCACGTCAGGCCGATCGCCGGCCGGGTGGTCTTCAGAGACTCGATCGACTTGCTCGGCCTGCGCGAATACGAGATCGCCAACCGGGGCGTGATCCGAAAGTTCCAGACGCCCTCCGTCTTTCCCGACCACACTGTTTCGGAGAACATGCTGCTCGCCTCGGGCGGGAAGGGGTTCCTCTCCACCATGTCTGCTCGCGCGGTTTCAGATGAGCGCGACAGGATCGCTCAGGTCCTGGAGCAGGTCGGGCTCCTCGAGTCCGCCAACGGCTTGGCCGGGACCCTCTCACACGGCCAGAAGCAGTGGCTGGAGATCGCCATGCTGCTCGTTCAGGCGCCGAGGCTCCTCCTCCTGGACGAGCCGGTCGCCGGCATGACCCGGATCGAGAAGGAGAAGACCGCCGAGCTGATCGATGCGATCGTGGACTGCGAAAGTTGTTCCATCGTGCTCATCGAGCACGACATGGAGTTTGTCCGGCAGGTGGCCCGGCGCGGCCATCGGGTGACCGTGCTCCACGAAGGTAGCGTGCTGTCGGAAGGCTCCATCGACCGGGTTCAGTCCGATGCCCGCGTCATCGAGGCCTACCTGGGGCGGGGCAGTGTGGGCGTGGAGGCCGCGTGA
- the urtE gene encoding urea ABC transporter ATP-binding subunit UrtE, translating to MLAVNGVDVFYGESRVLTGLDLAVGEGQVVCVMGRNGVGKTTLLKTIMGLLTPGRGTILFDGREITGLAPYARARLGIAYAPQGREIFPTLTVRENLVLGARRRQPGSEVFDYVFSLFPSLAGMLDRRGGDLSGGQQQQLAIARGMISDPKLLLLDEPTEGIQPSIVEEIAAVLRRIKEEGRRSILLVEQYLEFARALADRFYVLDRGVVALEGRREEFRIDEVKGLLSV from the coding sequence ATGCTCGCCGTGAACGGCGTCGACGTCTTTTATGGCGAAAGCCGGGTCCTGACTGGCCTGGACCTGGCCGTGGGGGAGGGGCAGGTCGTGTGCGTCATGGGGCGCAACGGGGTCGGCAAGACCACGCTCCTCAAGACCATCATGGGCCTGCTGACACCCGGGCGGGGGACCATCCTGTTCGACGGGCGCGAGATCACGGGTTTGGCGCCCTATGCGCGCGCCCGCCTGGGGATCGCGTACGCCCCCCAGGGTCGGGAGATCTTCCCCACCCTCACCGTCAGGGAAAACCTCGTGCTCGGGGCCCGCCGGAGGCAGCCGGGGTCCGAGGTCTTCGACTACGTCTTTTCGCTCTTCCCGTCGCTCGCCGGGATGCTGGACAGGCGGGGCGGCGACCTCAGCGGGGGCCAGCAGCAGCAGCTCGCCATCGCTCGTGGCATGATCTCAGACCCCAAACTGCTTCTCCTCGACGAGCCCACGGAGGGGATCCAGCCCTCCATCGTCGAGGAAATCGCCGCGGTCCTGCGACGGATCAAGGAGGAGGGCCGGCGCTCGATTCTCCTGGTGGAGCAGTACCTGGAGTTCGCGCGCGCGCTTGCGGACCGCTTCTACGTGCTCGACCGGGGGGTCGTCGCCCTCGAGGGCCGCCGCGAGGAGTTTCGGATTGACGAGGTGAAGGGCCTGTTGAGCGTCTAA